TGCAATTGATAGCGAATAGTCTCCAAAGCAAAAATGCTTTAAAGCTGCGTCAGTATGAAAACAAAATGATGCTGCTCATTCCGATGGAAGAAGAATTGACGCAAACACTGCTATCTTGGGGCTGGTCCGGACGAAAAGATAAGCATCGGCAATATCCACAGGGTGATATTAGTCACTTGCATTTTATCAAAGGGTATTGTTATACAAAAGCATGCATAAGTTCCTGGACATACAAAAGCAGAAAGGGCGTAGTTCATACCACTCCATCGTTGCGGATTTTCGGAGGTGCCGGCGTGATTCGCCAAATCGATGATTATTTTGTTGCCAATCTGGATACTACCCCGAAAAGAATATATCGGAACCGATGTATGAACCAGACCGGACATGTAGGCGAATGTCATTATCTCCAATACCTATCCAAAAAGGAAGTCCCGCGATTAATCGCTGCTATCGAAACCGAGGAATTAAGCAAGCTTCCGGCAGTTAAAGGAATATAACCCATTCCAGAGCGGTTTTCATGGCACCACTTTTGCCGCAGGTCTTTATGCGCAGCCTCTCCGAGGCAATGTCCCGGCAGTGGCAATAACGCGGGTGCTTCCGCCCCGTTTGTTCGATCGAAATTCTTCTCTTATTCCATGTGATAATTAAAAGATAGTAAAAAGAAGTACGCGGATAGGGCGGAAAGTTCCGAAAGAAAAAATGAAATATGCTGTTGACAAAAGTAATACTGTTGTGTAAAATAAAATACGTTGTTAGACAGCAGTCACCTGAAATGAGAGCATGCGGAAGTAGCTCAGCGGTAGAGCATCGCCTTGCCAAGGCGAGGGTCGCGAGTTCGAATCTCGTTTTCCGCTCCATACTTGATTTGATCCCCAGCAGCAATGCTGGGTTTTTCTATATCACTTGTTTTTGCTGTATAGTTATGGTATCATATAATGCATGGCATCACTAGATACTGTGAGTTTTACGGCCAGTGGCTGCGCTGACCGGCGGGTATAATTTAATTAAGGAGGATGTCCTAATAGTGAAGGTTACCGCAGAACGAATTGACAATCATAAAATGGTGCTGGAAATGGAAGTGCCTCAGGTAGAAGTTAAGAAGGCATTTGATCGTGCTTATCAAAATCTAGCGAATAAAGTTAATATACCGGGTTTCCGTAAAGGCAAAACGCCCCGTAAGGTGCTGGAAATGCGCATTGGCAAAGAAGCCTTCGCCGATGAGGCATTTGAACTTCTGGCGCCGGCTGCCTATGGCAAAGCTCTGGAGGAGCAGGATGTGGAACCGGTCAGCCGCCCGCAAATTGATGTCGTTATCTTAGAAGAAGACAAACCGTTCGTTTTTAAGGCCACGGTTATTACTAAACCCGAAATTTCTATCGGGCAGTATAAGGATCTCAAAGTGGAGCATAAACCGGCGGAAATCGGTGAAACGGAAATTAATAAGGCACTTGAGGATCTGCGGGAAAAGAACGCCAAAATGTCAGTAGTGGAAAACGCTGTGCTGCAAAAGGGCGATTTTGCCATTATTGACTTTGCCGGCTATATTGACGGGCAGCCTTTTAAAGGCGGCGATGCTAAAGGATATCCTCTGGAAGTAGGTTCCGGCAGCTTTATTCCCGGATTTGAAGACCAGCTGATTGGTGCTAAAACCGAGGAAAACCGCGAAGTTACCGTTACCTTTCCCGCCGACTATTTTGTCGCCG
This genomic window from Acetonema longum DSM 6540 contains:
- the tig gene encoding trigger factor, with amino-acid sequence MKVTAERIDNHKMVLEMEVPQVEVKKAFDRAYQNLANKVNIPGFRKGKTPRKVLEMRIGKEAFADEAFELLAPAAYGKALEEQDVEPVSRPQIDVVILEEDKPFVFKATVITKPEISIGQYKDLKVEHKPAEIGETEINKALEDLREKNAKMSVVENAVLQKGDFAIIDFAGYIDGQPFKGGDAKGYPLEVGSGSFIPGFEDQLIGAKTEENREVTVTFPADYFVAELAGKEAKFTVTVHDIKRKELPVLDDEFAKDAGEFNSLEELKADIKNKLEKAAAERSEKEFRNQAIKQAVDNATVDIPDVMIEDKIDQMIQDFDINLQNRGMALDQYLKYLNMDIAGLREKYRESAAVSVKTDLLLDAVVKAEEIKAETKDLEDEVAAMAAEYHAPLEDVRKVILEQNRVGALALSVARKKAAKLIIDSAVKQ